The region tcatcaaaatcggttatgaaataagcaagttatgggagtatgaaaactcttgttgaactttctatgggcatcctcaaatttgcaaacgtgcttcaaaatggctgattttgtggacaactctccatttgttttgtacacaaattttcagagtttcctcattatctttcaaattacaTCTTGCCTCCTACTGAGCACCACAagatgtcatgggaaaatataatccacaccatatatgtcaaggtcaggaggagaaaatatgaaatatgtaaaatagagggggaaatctgaaaatttgtgtagaacacaaatggagagttgtccacaaactcagccattttgaagcacgtttgccaatttgaggatccacatagtaagtacaacaagactttctAATCGtccgtaactttcttatttcataatcgattttgatgaaacttttttttaattgtttctctcattttactctttccaataagattgcttctcttcttgggttttggtttcctttaaattaTTCAACCAAAGTGCCCTTATCTTTATTTTGGAGAGTGGGGTTCGCATTGATAATATGGTACAGAACATCCGTGCTGAACTCAAGTAAGCatatttcaatatgatattaccCGTTGCTACGTCTGGCAAGTCTATGGCTAGATTTCAGGTTGTCGTGTAGAACGTTGGTTTTAAAAGGTAGTCATTAATGAGTGCATTGGTAAACATGTCTCTTCAGCTGCACCTATGACCGAACAGGAGGTAGGGCACCGAAGTCTCCAACAGTAACACTACCAACACAACTAGTAACCTCTTTTCCCTTGGGCCAGGCCCTCTTAACCCTACCCTGAGAGGGCGTCCCTCTACACTCTGTTGCTGACGTCAGTGGCGACACCTGCTTTCTTCTGGCATATCTCCCGCCAGGATTGAAACGCTCAATGGCTGAATGGAAAATCTTGGAGATACCAGTTCTCTTTGCGTCTCGGACGTCGTTCACCTTCTTCGCTTTACCCGCGAGTATAAATACAAGAACAGCCATGAGGATTTCCTCAAGTCTCATAAGACTCTGGAACGCCCACCAAGGCCAGGCTGGTACCACCACCAGGTCAGAGAAGATACCAAACACACCAAATGCACCGTATATGTGAGTCGAGCAGCTCGCAACGGCTATCCCACTGCATACCATGATGTTGCGATGAAGACGCATGGCTTTCTTATCTTGACTTCCTGTATaaaaaccaacaacaacaacaataacagtattaataataataattgcctTTAGAATCCTTGTATAGTCAATATTTCACGTGTAATTATATTTTAAGTTagttttcaaatttgttttcttttttttcttttttatatgacAAAAATCTACCCAAAAATATTTCTCCGTGGCGTCGATTTATTTGCTTCATCAAgtaaaattgaataataaaaatcatactTCATGATAATGCATGGCTGATGCTCATAGCTATGACCTTAAATTGCAATGCAGACCATGTTATTTAGCTTGTCCCTCACAATTCGTGTGAATGTGGGATTCTCGATGCATCGTTAAGGAGATCCATCAAGTTTGCCCATGTAGTTATACTGTCTACACGACACATGCGAGTCACCTGCATATTGATCTACTAGTTATACCCGAAAGGTAATCAATATCATATCAATGCATTTATAGTATAGAACGACAGAGTTCAGactgaatattttgtgtggAGTCATCTTTAATTTAATGGTACGACTGAGTAATAACAAGGTCTGATTATTTGACATACCTAGAACAGACAGAGAAGGGAAAGGTGTATAAACTTCTACAATGGTAGGGAGATTATTGAACAATGCCGTTTGAATTAGGCCATCCACGGAAagtgtttttatttgaaataaacgGTGAAGTGCTTGGTTAGCTCATCAAGTACACATTCAAATGATCTATACCAATATCAGTAACCTAGCAACTCCAGTCATTGAGTTAGCTCACCATGTTGGCATTTTAGTTTGCATTACACTCCAAAACTGACTTCGCTCGAAAATTAAGACTGTAAACGGGTAGGAGTGTGCATGTGCGGTGCATGTGTGAGTTTATTTGTGATTTTGGGTGTATTTGTGTTTGGAGAGCCAATTTGAAACAACTGAGAATAGTGTATAAGCATCAAAACAGGAATTGATAATCATATTCCATGGTGATTTAAATGTATGCCTCACTGGTGTGGAGTTTAATAGAGcaatcaactaaaaaaaaaggcaCCCGCAATCTATGCACTCTTAAAACAGTTTTCCCAACATCGGGTGAAATGGATACATGTATACTTGCTGGGTAAAATAGAACCAAACACTTTGTGAATTTTATGCAATGTTGCCTTGACATTTACActttaaatttgcattttgccCAACATGGGGAAAAATTACACAGCAAACATGCTTGTTTCctttgtaatatatatatatatatatacatataaatattgaaaaatattcacaaccGAACTCAACTAACAAACATCATTTTGGTAGcttcataaatatataatattgtatACTCGCCTTGCATGTTTTTCTTCTGACTCAAACTAGACTTGAAATTCGCTTTGATGAGTTGACTGACCCTGAAATAACCAACCGCTAAAAGTGCACTCCATGTTATGTAGATTATTTGACACATAAGCAGCAACCCTTTCATGTCgatgaaaaatgaaacgagAACGTCCGTTCCTAGAACTACTAAGAAGTGTACACCACAAACTCGTGCAACAGCAGAGAATTTTTGAAAGCGAGGAGGCGCCAAAGAAACCTTTGTTGTATCGATAAGAACGAGTAACAGTGTGGAAAGAACAGCTGTGAGACAAGGAAACCCAATGGACCACATCATGCGGGAGAGGAGAATTGGTGTATTTTCTCGCGCTCCGTATGGATTTACAAAGAGTGAGATGGACCGAGTGACCCCAAATATTAAGAGAAGTGTGTTTAAGGTTGCAGTAAGTGACCTGGAGCCCGTACGATGCCTGTCTCCAAAGACACTCATGACAACATGACTGGCATACGTCCCAACAAGTATAAACCCGATGGCAAAACCATATATATGTAAGCCCCAAGCCGGTCCAAGCAAGTCAAAAGCTTTATTCCAATCTGGTCCAGGCTCGGGCCAAGGCTCTCCTTCTGGTTCTGGTTCAGCGGTTGAATTTGAAAAGGGTTCTGGTTCACCTTCATGTTCAGGTACTGGTTCACTTTCTCCTTCTGCTGTTGGTTCAGGTTCACTTTCTCCTTCTGCCGTTGGTTCAGGTTCACTTTCTCCCTCTGCTGTTGGTTCTGGTTCACTTTCTCCTTCTGCAGTTGGTTCAGGTTCACTTTCTCCTTCTGCTGTTGGTTCTGGTTCACTTTCTCCTTCTGCTGTCGGTTCGGGTTCACTTTCTCCTTCTGCTGTTGGTTCAGGTTCGCTTTCCCCTTCTGCAGTTGGTTCGCTTTCTCCTTCTGCTGTTGGTTCAGGTTCGCTTTCTCCCTCTGCAGTTGGTTCAGGTTCACTTTCCCCTTCTGCAGTAGGTTCAGGTTCACTTTCTCCTTCTGCCGTTGGTTCGGGTTCACTTTCTCCTTCTGCAGTTGGTTCAGGTTCACTTTCTCCTTCTGCAGTTGGTTCAGGTTCACTTTCTCCTTCTGCAGTTGGTTCAGGTTCGCTTTCTCCTTCTGCTGTTGGTTCAGGTTCACTTTCTCCTTCTGCAGTTGGTTCGGGTTCACTTTCTCCTTCTGCAGTTGGTTCAGGTTCACTTTCCCCTTCTGCAGTTGGTTCGGGTTCACTTTCTCCTTCTGCTGTTGGTTCAGGTTCACTTTCCCCTTCTGCAGTTGGTTCGCTTTCTCCTTCTGCTGTTGGTTCAGGTTCGCTTTCTCCCTCTGCAGTTGGTTCAGGTTCACTTTCCCCTTCTGCAGTAGGTTCAGGTTCACTTTCTCCTTCTGCCGTTGGTTCGGGTTCACTTTCTCCTTCTGCAGTTGGTTCAGGTTCACTTTCTCCTTCTGCAGTTGGTTCAGGTTCACTTTCTCCTTCTGCTGTTGGTTCAGGTTCGCTTTCTCCTTCTGCTGTTGGTTCAGGTTCACTTTCTCCTTCTGCTGTTGGTTCGGGTTCACTTTCTCCTTCTGCAGTTGGTTCAGGTTCACTTTCCCCTTCTGCAGTTGGTTCGGGTTCACTTTCTCCTTCTGCAGTTGGTTCGGGTTCACTTTCCCCTTCTAAAGTTGGTTCGGGTTCGCTTTCTCCTTCTGCTGTTGGTTCGGGTTCGCTTTCTCCTTCCGCTGTTGGTTCAGGTTCACTTTCTCCTTCTGCTGTTGGTTCGGGTTCACTTGCTCCTTCTGCTGTTGGTTCTGGTTCACTTTCTCCTTCTGCTGTTGGTTCAGGTTCACTTTCCCCTTCTGCAGTTGGTTCGCTTTCTCCTTCTGCTGTTGGTTCAGGTTCGCTTTCTCCCTCTGCAGTTGGTTCTGGTTCACTTTCCCCTTCTGCAGTAGGTTCAGGTTCACTTTCTCCTTCTGCAGTCGGTTCAGGTTCACTTTCTCCTTCTGCTGTTGGTTCGGGTTCACTTTCTCCTTCTGCTGTTGGTTCTGGTTCACTTTCTCCTTCTGCTGTTGGTTCAGGTTCACTTTCTCCCTCTGCAGTTGGTTCAGGTTCACTTTCTCCTTCTGCTGTTGGTTCGGGTTCGCTTTCTCCTTCTGCTGTTGGTTCAGGTTCACTTTCTCCTTCTGCTGTTGGTTCAGGTTCACTTTCTCCTTCTGCAGTTGGTTCAGGTTCACTTTCCCCTTCTGCAGTTGGTTCAGGTTCACTTTCTCCTGCAGTTGGTTCAGGTTCACTTTCTCCTTCTGCAGTTGGTTCAGGTTCGCTTTCTCCTTCTGCAGTTGGTTCAGGTTCACTTTCTCCTTCTGCAGTTGGTTCAGGTTCACTTTCTCCTGCAGTTGGTTCGGGTTCACTTTCTCCTTCTGCTGTTGGTTCCGGAGTTCCTCCAGATCTTTTCTCTCGAATTAAATACAGGTTTTCCAGTTcaccttttctttcattcatatttttttgtttccaacCGGTGAACATTGCCATCAAATGTGGAACAATGCTGCTAtaaacatcattttcttcatgTCTTACTTTCCCTGTGTCCTCTGCCTCTGTCGTCATTTTCTCTGCAGACTTTAGCGAAAGAGTCTGAACTGAAAAAATGACTGCGAAAAGCAAGATTGGACCTGTTCTTTGAATGAAATTCATGTTCATTACTTCATCACCAGCTACCAGTATTCTTGTTAATGGTTTGAGTAGATGAAGCCTACAATGTTTTTCAGTTCACATGGGTACGGTTGTATTTGAGCTCCTCCAGTTCTGTTCGAAATCCTTCATTGTCGGTTGCTTTAGTCTGAaaagaatatgaaaagaaaaataatcattcaacGTATTTATAATTCTAagtaaataattttgaattgtaACTTATGGTATCAGTTCCTCATATTCAACGGACTATCAGCAAAacagattctttttttctttcgctCAGAAACTGTAAAATTAATCAATTATACATTGATTTAAAACAACgtgaaatttgaaatgttataaagTCAGAAAAGGTTCCCACTTCAAACAATTCCAAAACATATATATACGTATATGTATATACTATCGATCTTACTTATATTTCCAAGGTatttcaaaatgacaaaaacaacaaaatctgTTTGAGATGAGAAGATATCAAAGTATCCATGAAGGTttgaaacacaaaataaatttgctaacaatcaaaatgaatgacAATTTTTCCCTGAAACAGTGGCGTAATCACGGGGAGGGGGTAcgtgcccctccccccaccgGCTGGCAAAAAAATGGGGGGAGAAACATAGGGAGAAAGTAAAGGAAAcgtattggggggggggaaaaataaattatgcataATTATATTACAGAAGAAATATTTGTTAATAacttaatgaaacataatttgtttctggtttaagggatggtccggactgaaaatatttatattttaatacatagagtagaattcactgagcaaaatgccgaaaatttcatcaaaatcggataacaaatgataaatttattgaagtttaaagtttagcaatattttgtgaaaacagtcgtcatgaatattcattaggtgggctgatgatgtcacatccccactttccgttttcttatgttattgaataaaatcatattgttttcattatttcatacttttgtgaataatatgcctctctgataataaaataagttgcagcaatttatatctaatgcactaaattagttgtcaatccaatttttctagtttttggaggaaaaaaaatgaataaacctaatttcatataataaaatacaaaagaacaagtggggatgtgacatcatcagcccacctaatgaatattcatgacgactgttttcacaaaatattgctaaactctaaaattcaataactttcttatttgttatccgatttatTTTCGGGATTTttctcagtgaattttactcgaTTTatcccggaccatccctttaatgagaTGAATAATCCTGTTCAAGGGGATTAAATAATACTAAAACATCCCATTTTCAGTCAGTATATACACCAcctatatttccttttattatttcatgtagtgacatatgcttctttttcatgacttcttaaagtgattgcccccttTTAAGATcttgaatataaaacatttccagtcaGTGCTTAAGTTCGCATCATTGGATTTAATTCCTAAAAAACAACCCATAAAATGTTCCCCTTTTTTTGGTCTGAATATCATTTTTGTAGCCCGCGCCTTGCGCTCGCATCTGTttgttaatgaaatatgtatggtcttaatgaattcctacaaacaagcctgagaatgcccctcttcaggtctgttTGATTACAAACATTTGCTTACAATGTCCCCCTTTTTAGATCTGAATATCACATTTTTCCAGCTCGCATcgtttggttagtgaaatacgtatggtcttaatGAATacacaaacaagccttagaatgcccctcttcgggTCTGATTACAAATAATTGcttataatatcattttttaaggtctgaatataaaaaaaactttcagttcgcgcttcgcacacgcagtatttgattatatAGCGATGTTCAAAATTACAGTGACTACAAAAAGCGCTTCATGTGTTTAGGTgtaattctggaaaaaaaaatcagctcgcgcttggtgctcacattagatgactatggtgagatatgtaaacttatcatgaattcctaaaaacagtccttaaaataaCCTTGTTTGGGGTcactatataaaaaatttcagctcgtgcttcgcgctcacattgtttgtttagcgagacaggtatacgtatcatgattttaaaaaattacttaCAATtacctttttaggtctgaatatcaacagtTTTaagctcccgcttcgcgctcgcgttattTGATCACAGTGCGATACATATCCTTTAATGGCAcattccttaaaatatctctattaggttaATATACCTGGATATTAAGCGCGCTTCGTGCGCCAACTAATTAACttattttttgctggtgccccctccccctacgccgtgacccacggtacgctaCTATCCTGATATTTCAGCGATcatttcacattcatttttcCGAGTCAATTCTGaatcttctaaaaaaaatacccgTAAAATCTTcttctatatttttttgttgttgctcaAAAACTCAGCAATCAGATTATATGGAttatgtgaaaatgaaatagcGTAAATAGTTTTAGCTAATTTTCCAAGACCTTTGTACAATTAACGAGATAACGAATGTGATCCGTATTGAAGTGGCAGTGGCCTGTTGTACCAAATTGACCTTTATGAAGTTGCATTGTCAGGATTGTGCTAAATGAATCTAAATTAGCAAGATTGATGCGTATTGCAATTGTATTGTTAAAACAAAAAGTGCCTGAAATAAAGTTCGTAAGTgggatatatattcaaatattgAGGAAATTGAAGTGGTATGATTATGAACCACCTTTATTTCTCGTATTATTTACCGCCGATAGTTGGCCTCCCGGTTGAACTGACATATatggagagagagatagagagttTGGCGTGTTGGCTGATTATAACTCAATTTATTTCGAATTAAGTGATAATGTGACGTACACTTCGCACCAACACGCAGGCTAAGCGGGTTCCGTATCCCAGTAAAAGAATTATCCTGATTGTTTATTCATTGAACCGTATGGCATTTCAGCATCGATTGCTTAACATTTTCATATCATGCCGAACCAGGCAATTTGAGGAAAATTTCAAATGCCCAAGTAATAATGATCTCCGTAAATCGACCACGCGAATGGTAAAGATATATACCACTGGAAATACCATGTTTATTAAGGGTTAATGATAGGAAGGGCATttttaaaattacaatattGCGTCTTAACAATAAACAGCcgataatatttggaaaatcaAAGAGGAATGGATTGTGCTACGTGCTTAATGGATAATCGGAAGATATTGTTCACCccttaaatcaaataatgcatcTGTTATAGCTCCTAATTTGCAAATAAAACAGATAACATATTTTAAAGCCTAATCATCCCATTAATCAAAAAGATTAAATTCTCACAATAAGTTTGATCTGTCATTGATAagaattctaaaaaaaacaccacAAACACTGATTATAGGTAATCAAACCTTACAAATCATTCGAAAATTACTACCATTaatattctttcctttttttggaTAATCGGAAACGTTTGAAAGCTTTAAAAATACCACCTTTAAGTTGCCTTTTGtctcatctcccccccccccctctctctctctcttctgtcCCTCTTAAAACCaacttcctttttttaatggaatCTCTTCCAACCAGTTGACATCTAAAAATCATCCCATTTCACATccgttaattttcaaatttgaaatatagaATGATGTTATTGTCCTTGAATGCAATATGCGGATTCTTTTATGTAGGAGTAATATTCCCTAACTGGATAAAGGTACATCACTTATCTCATAATCAAATCAAGACCTCTGAAGTTACATGGACGCCTTCGTGAGATACCTGACCGATGTCTTCAGAAAAGGCATGTACCTATATCACCGGAAACACCTAAATATATTTGTTAATCCAATAACAGAAAAGAGAGGACACTGTTATAAGTAAATCTATACTCGTAACCTGATTTTGCAAAGTGAATTATTGATTAAATGGGTGGTAAATTTGGCGAGAAAGGTGTAATACCAATGGGATAGCATCTatcttttaaatttgaaaatacggAGCACTATGGGTCAGTCTTTGATCTCtgattcttgtaaaaaaaagataatgtaaAACGCTTTATGATATGGTTGGTATACAAACCTTTCCTGACTAAAATGTAGCGTATTTTACTTTATCAGTATGTGACGTGGACTCTCCTTTTACATATTATCAATGTTGTGCTTGTATCCGTTTCTTAAATTCAAGCGAAAGTCTAATATACCATATCATTTACATGATCCATTAATGAAGACATTTTTAATTCTCTATTAATTAATATCAATTCTATTTGTGATAGACGCGACCTCCATTCTACAACATTTCGTGGAATTAATATTAAATGGTTAATTTTTTCTAGTATTGGATTTCGATATAATCTTTATATCAAAGAGCACATGGAATAACATTTTTGCCAGTAATAGACATCGATCatggtttaaaaaaagtttaggTGGTTAATTTTGCTATTACAATAAGGAACACATGTATTCTTGAAAATGCAACCTGTTAGCATATAGACCGATTAAATGTACTTTGGAGATACATGCACGGTGTACACAGAATCTTCCGAATtagcacacacacaaaaaagaacaaCCTCTGCGTTTTATGTCgtaaaaatgcataaatttaacTTGAGTTcgaaaaaaaacacgaaaaagcCATTGACAATTTTCTACTCTAAATGAAGATCAACCTACTTGGAATGAAAACAGTTAATGAAAGGATCGTTAGCATTTCCGAAGGAAATTGGGTCAGATATTCCTCCAAACGGTGTTTTCAAATCGTTCCACGCCAGGCAGTTTTCGGAAACAAATTAACATGTCGACGATCCTTCCACATGATAATTGAAACTCAGGCTGAGGGAATCTCTGGGAAAATAACCATTTGCTCGAcctcatttttttaacaattctttTGTTAGTCACACATGTGACAAGTGCAATTCTTCAACATGACTTATTTACAATATGAACATAATACTTCGCTAAGAAAATTGTTCACTGTTTTGCGGATCGGGAGTTAAATAATCTACAGGTATAGCTACATCACAGATACAATAATGGTGAATGCTTTGTTAATCTAATTAGTTTCCCATGTGCACACATGTTTTAATCcgacacacttaaaatgttagGCAACATTAATATTACATTCTCTCTGTTAGCCAAGCTATTTTTAAATCGGATTAATTTCAGAAAAATGGCCGTACGCAGAAAAAATTCCGAGGGGGGGCAAGACGcgtaaaaaatcaaagaaactaaAAAAGCGAGCTCCTCATGGGGGTGCTTGTGCATTTTCGAAAGTGAAATaaaaggatttcgtgcacactttaggtattattatgaaaattgtCAGTAAAAAGAAAAGTAGGTTTCCAAATTTTCTGGGGGAGGggcaactgcccccccccctcactgcGTATGGCCATGTTATGaacataaaattattataacATGTTAATTGGAGAGACAGGTGAACAATCGATGAATCGAGAAACACAAATTTAATATTGTATTTTCACAATTAGAGAATTAGCTTTATTAGCTTCTCTATATCAATTCTGAGCTTATGTTCACGATCACATCACACTGTCTTTTCTCTAAAGAAAA is a window of Lytechinus variegatus isolate NC3 chromosome 2, Lvar_3.0, whole genome shotgun sequence DNA encoding:
- the LOC121406801 gene encoding uncharacterized protein LOC121406801, with protein sequence GKVNPNQLQKEKVNPNQLQKGKVNLNQLQKEKVNPNQQQKEKVNLNQQQKEKANLNQQQKEKVNLNQLQKEKVNLNQLQKEKVNPNQRQKEKVNLNLLQKGKVNLNQLQREKANLNQQQKEKANQLQKGKVNLNQQQKEKEPEPTAEGESEPEPTAEGESEPEPTAEGESEPEPTAEGESEPEPTAEGESEPEPTAEGESEPEPTAEGESEPEPTAEGESEPEPTAEGESEPEPTAEGESEPTAEGESEPEPTAEGESEPEPTAEGESEPEPTAEGESEPEPTAEGESEPEPTAEGESEPEPTAEGESEPEPTAEGESEPVPEHEGEPEPFSNSTAEPEPEGEPWPEPGPDWNKAFDLLGPAWGLHIYGFAIGFILVGTYASHVVMSVFGDRHRTGSRSLTATLNTLLLIFGVTRSISLFVNPYGARENTPILLSRMMWSIGFPCLTAVLSTLLLVLIDTTKVSLAPPRFQKFSAVARVCGVHFLVVLGTDVLVSFFIDMKGLLLMCQIIYITWSALLAVGYFRVSQLIKANFKSSLSQKKNMQGSQDKKAMRLHRNIMVCSGIAVASCSTHIYGAFGVFGIFSDLVVVPAWPWWAFQSLMRLEEILMAVLVFILAGKAKKVNDVRDAKRTGISKIFHSAIERFNPGGRYARRKQVSPLTSATECRGTPSQGRVKRAWPKGKEVTSCVGSVTVGDFGALPPVRS
- the LOC121406802 gene encoding transcription factor SPT20 homolog; translation: MTTEAEDTGKRKDLEELRNQQQKEKVNPNQLQEKVNLNQLQKEKVNLNQLQKEKANLNQLQKEKVNLNQLQEKVNLNQLQKGKVNLNQLQKEKVNLNQQQKEKVNLNQQQKEKANPNQQQKEKVNLNQLQREKVNLNQQQKEKVNQNQQQKEKVNPNQQQKEKVNLNRLQKEKVNLNLLQKGKVNQNQLQREKANLNQQQKEKANQLQKGKVNLNQQQKEKVNQNQQQKEQVNPNQQQKEKVNLNQQRKEKANPNQQQKEKANPNQL